DNA from Methanobrevibacter sp.:
ATCATATGCAAATAACAAAATTTACACATCGACAAAGGGTTTCAACAAAGCCGGAGTATATTTTTTTCATCAATAACATCGTATTAATGATTAAATGGTTTTTGTTAAACAAAATTTTTTTGAGGTATTTAAGGCATCACATTAAAATTCAAACCCAGAAAAATGTCCCAAGTTTTTCTAAGCAACAATTTCAATAATGATTTATCCGTTCAACAGTGTGTTTTCATTGTTTCCCGTTTTTTACCAAATTTTTTCATCTAAATTCGATAAAATAACCTATTATAAATTGTTTCAAACTATATTATTTTATCACATCGCATATATCATCACCATTTACTAAGTAGATAGTTATAATATATAAATGTTTCGGTGTAAATTTTGAAAAATAAAAAAAGAAAGTGGATATCTAAACCATATCCATCATTTTAGCATAAGAGTCCAAAAATTCAATGACATGCTGGCTGTTTTCCTCAAGATTACCCATGTTGTCAAAGTTTGCAAGACAAGTTATGGAACCTCCATCAGGAAGTTCGATTTTTTCACCTAAATCAAGGTCCTTAAGCAAGTTAACATCAACCAATTCACCATAAATGAATTCCATTGATTCAGTATCTACCTTCTCATGATCCTCTTCCCATTCACCATCAATAAAGAAGAAAAATGAAGCCTCATCCTCTAAAAAATCAATAGCAAATATTGTCTTGAATCCTTCTTTTGAAACTTTGTAAATTGAAATCATAATATCACCCTAATTAACAGTCACAGATTTTGCAAGATTTCTTGGCTTGTCAGGATCGCAGCCTTTATCAATAGCCACATAGTATGCAAACATTTGCAATGGAACAATATATACCAAAGGAGCGATTATTTCACTTACATCAGGATTTATTCCAATAATATCGTCTGCCTTATCCTCCTTGATTTCAGCATCATCTGTAGTGACAGCAATAACTTCCGCATTACGAGCCTTAACCTCTTCCAAATTACTCATTGTATGATCATAATCTTCACCAGGAGGCATTACAACAACAACAGGAACCCCTTCATCCATTAAAGCCAAAGGCCCATGTTTAAGTTCACCTGCAGCATAACCTTCCCCATGAATATATGTGATTTCCTTAAGCTTTAAGGCACCCTCCAAGGCTATCGGATATGCATAACCTCTTCCAATAAAGAAGAAATCAGACTTATCCTTATATTTCTCAGCCATTTTCATTATTGAATCTGATTGGCCCAAAACCTCCTCGATGAATTCAGGAACCCTGTCCAGCTGACGCAACAGGTCAGTGGTTTTTGTTAAGTCAATATCATCATTGTTTTCAGCCAATTTCAAGCTTAATAGTGCTGCAAACAGGTAGATTGCTGTAAGTTGACATAAGTATGTTTTGGTAGCGGCCACTCCAATTTCAGGGCCTGCATGAGTATATATTACATAATCGGCTTCAGTTGCAATAGCTGAACCAACCACATTTACAATTCCCAATGTCTTGGATTTTGGTTTTGCCATTTTCAATGCATCCAATGTATCTGCAGTCTCTCCAGATTGTGATATGTAAATACAAAGGGTCTTATCGTTTAAGGCATTTAATGAGTATTTGAATTCAGATGCCAATATAACATCTACAGGAATTCCCACCAATGACTCTATAAGATATTTTCCAGTAAGTGATGCATGATAGGAGGTTCCGCAAGCAACGAAGCATATTCTGTTGATGTCTTCAAGCTCTTCTATGATTTTTTCAATGTTTTCCTTTTGGGTTAATGTGTTTTGAATATATTCTGCCTGTTCATTGATTTCCTTAAGCATGAAATATTCATATCCTCCCTTTTCAGCCATGTCAGGAGTCCAGTCAATAGTGAAAATCTCCTTTTCAATGATTTCGTCATCCTTGTTTTTAACAGTAACACCTGAAGGTTCCAAGACAACTATATCCCCTTCATCTGGACGGAAAATAGTTCTTGTATAATCCAAAATAGCTGGAGCGTCAGAAGCTATGAAATATTGTTCATCTCCAACCCCTACAATCAATGGACTATCTTTACGTGTGGCAATTATTTTATTAGGTTCATCTACAGAAATGGCTGCTATTGCATAAGTTCCGTCAAGAATAGCGATTGTTTCACGTAGCGCTTTTTCTAAATCAAGTCCCTTGTCCATGAATTTTTCAATCAAATGAGGAATGACTTCAGTATCTGTCTGTGATTTGAAAACATGCCCTTCCTTTTCAAGCTCGTTTCTGATTGTAACATAGTTACGGATGATACCATTATGAACAACTGCAATCTTTCCGCTGCAGTCAATCTGTGGATGAGCATTTTCCTTGCTAGGCTTACCATGAGTCGCCCATCTTGTATGAGCTATTCCATAGTTTCCAGGCATGTCTGAAAGGTCCAATTCATTGTTTACCTCTTTGATTGCACCCTTTCCCTTTTTAATGTTAAGTTCATCGCTGATAGTTGCGATTCCCACTGAATCATAACCCCTATATTCCAGTTTTGAAATGCACTCCAAAAGAACTGGGGCTGCCTTTTCATTGTCCTTTAATATACAACCTACAATACCACACATGTTACTGTCACCTAATAATTCACTATAATATAATATTTATATATTAAACTGATATATAATATTTTAGGATTGTTACTAGAAATAATTAAGAATTGAGTAAATAAGAAAATAAGAGATTTTTAAAAATTATAAATAAAAAAAAGCATAAGAAGATAATTAATTTTTATCCTCTTTTGTATAGTCGTAAATTTCCTTGTAAAGTCCTACAACATCCCCAATGATTAGAATTGCCGGAGGGCTTATTTTTTTGGTTGAAATGTCTTCAAGTGTTCCAAAAATTATATTTTCCCCAGGAAGTGTTCCCTTTTCAATTGCACATACAGGAGTGTCTGGAGAACGATGTTTCATGATTTCAGCTGTGTTTTCTTTTATATTACCAATTCCCATAAGAATTATTAATGTATCTGCTGTAAAATCCCATTTGACTTGTTTTTCTGCTTTTGTTGGATCTTCATGACCAGTTACAACAGTAAAAGAAGTAGCCAATGCCCTTTGTGTAATTGGAAGACCTAATGAAGTTGGAGCTCCAATAGCTGAGGTTACACCAGGAATGACTTCAAACTTGATTCCTGCATCCATCAATGCAAATATCTCTTCTCCTCCACGACCGAATACAAAAGGATCTCCTCCCTTAAGCCTTACTACATGTTCATTTTCAAGAGCTTCCTTTACAAGCAATTCATTTATTTCATCCTGAGTCTTGTAATGCTCTCCTGATTTTTTACCAACATATAATAATTTTGCAGTTTCCGGAGCATGTTCCAATATTTCTTCATTAGCCAGATAATCATACAGGACAACATCGGCATTGTTCAATGCCTTCACTGCCTTAAGTGTGATTAGATCTGCATCACCAGGACCTGCACCGATTAATGAAACAACCATACATTTCACCTAAAGGAAACCTTTGAAGAAGTTCAATCCATCATCGGAACCTAAAATTGCTTCAGCAGCACGTTCCGGATGAGGCATCATCGCACATACAAGTCCTGACTCATCACAGACACCAGTGATTGCTTCCATTGAACCGTTAGGATTCTTTTCCGCAAACTGCAATACGATTTGGTCCTGATCCTTGAGCAAGTCAATGTTATCAGTGTAGAATCTGCCTTCAGCATGAGCTATAGGTATGTCTATGATGTCTCCTTTCTTAAATGCCTTTGTAAAGGGAGTCCTGTTGGTTGTTACTTTTAAAGGAGTCCATTCACAGTTGAATTTTGGATGTTCGTTTGTAATGAACACTCCAGGAACAAGACCTATTTCACCAAGAATCTGTGCCCCATTACATATTCCGAGAACAGGCTTTTCTTCCTTAACCAAGCTTTTGATTCCATCAATTACAGGTGTGATTGAAGCCATAGCACCTGCCCTTAGGTAATCCCCATATGAAAATCCTCCAGGAATGACAATACCATCATAATCAGTCAAGTCCTCTTCACTCCACCAAATAAATTCAGGTGTTGCTCCTGCAAGTTCAATAGCCTGTGCTACATCACGGTCACAGTTGGTTCCAGGAAATCTAATTACTCCAATTTTCATTGAAAATCACCTATTCGCAATCACTACAGCCACAAGCGTAGTCCTGTGGAATTACGGTAATCTTGTAATTGTGGATAACAGGATTACAGAGCAATCTTTCACACATGTCAACCACTGCTTCCCTTACTTCATCCCTATCTTCCCCTTCCATCTGGAATTTAAGGATATCGGTGGTCTTAACATTGCTTACAGTGTAACCAAGTAATTCAAGAGATCTTTCAATTGTTGTTGCTTCCGGATTTAACATACCATCTTTCAATGAAATTTTAACTTCAATATTAAATAACATTTAAAACACCTATAAATCAAATTTAGCCTTTTCTTCATCTGGAATGACTCTGTTGTAAACTTCTACATAAGCTTCCATAACTTCATCATCCTTACCTTTTCTGAACAGTTCCTTATCAAGCATGTCCAAGGTTTCCTTGTCCCATAATCTGCAGCTGTCAGGGCTGATTTCATCACCCAAGACTATGTTTCCGTCCTTGTCCTTACCGAACTCTATCTTGAAGTCAACAAGGATAATTCCTGCCTCATCGAAGAATTCCCTTAGGATGTCATTGACCTTCAATGCCAATTCCTTCAAGGTGTCGATTTCTTCCTGAGTAGCTATTCCCAATGCCTTGATGATTGAATCGTTGAGCATAGGATCGTGGAATTCATCGTTCTTGTAATCCATCTGAACTATTGGAGGGTCCAAAGGAGTTCCATCCTCAATAGGATATGTACGTACTAAACTTCCAGTTGCTATGTTACGAATAATAACTTCAATCGGAATCATTTCAAGCTTGGTAGCTATCATTTCGTTAGGCTTTATAAGCTCTATCAATTGGGTTTTGACACCGCCTTCCTCAAGAACCTGGAAGATTTTAGAAGAAATAATAGCATTATAAGTTCCTTTTTTAGACATAACTTCCTTACGAGCTCCATCACCGGCAGTCATGTCGTCTCTAAATTCAATTAAAACTTCGTTGTCATTGTCAGTGGTAAAAACGCTTTTAACCTTACCACTATTAATCAAATCTTTCTTAGTCATGAATATCAACAATTTTATTAGATTAATATATATTCTGTTTATCTAATTATATAATGTTATAGTAAAGTCAGAGAGACTCTACATCATTATGGAATATTAGTTATTTTTGTTCAGATGTTTTATTGTGTGTCATGCTTGTTATGCTAATGCTTTTGGAACTATTGATTTATTTTTATTTTATATTTTGAGTGTTGTTTTGAAGTGGCTTTCTGTTTTATTGATTGTAGAGTCTAATTTTTCTTCATTAGTTTTTCTTGGAAGCTAAAAACTTGCTAAAAAAACTCCAAGATTAAAAAAAATGATTGGAAAGAATTATTGTGAAATATAAGCTCAATATTCAATTACATTTATGCTTCTACAAAACTTTCCAAAAAGCAATCATCAACATATTGGAAAGATTGGGGTGCAATAAAGTCATCAATTGCGCAAACATCAATGGGATTGTCAAAAACATTCAGATTATTGATTTCAATAGCATAACCCATTTCTTTTTCCCCATAATAATTAAAGAAATCCTCTTGACTAATCCCAGCATATTTTTGACATTTATTCCAAAGATTTGTTGGACTGTCTTTGATAACTATATCATATTCAAAATATCCAACAATCTTTTTATCAGGAACTGTGGAATAGATAAATACCTTTTCAATATCCTTTTTAGGAATTATCTTTCTAAACTCATATTTTTTTTCTTCATTTATTATTTTTTCAACAAATTGGGGTTTTATTGATATAATAATATTCATCCTAACATCTCTTTTAATTTTAAATATTTTTCATGACTTAAACTTTGAATAGATTGAGAAGATCCGTTTATTATTTTTTTAGCCATTAAATCACTATAATAATTTATTATAGATATTATATTAGATTAAATAATGAATTCATAATTATAATATGTTTTTATCCAATATAAACCTTCTTAAATTGCTTTTAGATAAAAATATTGAATTTAAAAAGAAAAAATGTATTGAGAATGAAAAATTGCATTCATTTGAAAATAAAAAAAAGAAAGTTATTTGTTCCATTCCAGAATTGTCTTGCCGAATCCTGAATTGAAATCAGCGTTGAACGCTTCTGTAATGTCCTTGATTGACTTGATTGGAACCACATTGGCTATGAGGCTTTCCAGATAATTGACTATCTCCTCGTTTTCTGAAATCATCTGAACTGTTTTCTCAAAGTCTTCGCGGCCGCTTCTGCTGCTTCCGAAGAGGTTGAGTCCCTTTTCAA
Protein-coding regions in this window:
- the glmS gene encoding glutamine--fructose-6-phosphate transaminase (isomerizing), whose product is MCGIVGCILKDNEKAAPVLLECISKLEYRGYDSVGIATISDELNIKKGKGAIKEVNNELDLSDMPGNYGIAHTRWATHGKPSKENAHPQIDCSGKIAVVHNGIIRNYVTIRNELEKEGHVFKSQTDTEVIPHLIEKFMDKGLDLEKALRETIAILDGTYAIAAISVDEPNKIIATRKDSPLIVGVGDEQYFIASDAPAILDYTRTIFRPDEGDIVVLEPSGVTVKNKDDEIIEKEIFTIDWTPDMAEKGGYEYFMLKEINEQAEYIQNTLTQKENIEKIIEELEDINRICFVACGTSYHASLTGKYLIESLVGIPVDVILASEFKYSLNALNDKTLCIYISQSGETADTLDALKMAKPKSKTLGIVNVVGSAIATEADYVIYTHAGPEIGVAATKTYLCQLTAIYLFAALLSLKLAENNDDIDLTKTTDLLRQLDRVPEFIEEVLGQSDSIMKMAEKYKDKSDFFFIGRGYAYPIALEGALKLKEITYIHGEGYAAGELKHGPLALMDEGVPVVVVMPPGEDYDHTMSNLEEVKARNAEVIAVTTDDAEIKEDKADDIIGINPDVSEIIAPLVYIVPLQMFAYYVAIDKGCDPDKPRNLAKSVTVN
- the purS gene encoding phosphoribosylformylglycinamidine synthase subunit PurS produces the protein MLFNIEVKISLKDGMLNPEATTIERSLELLGYTVSNVKTTDILKFQMEGEDRDEVREAVVDMCERLLCNPVIHNYKITVIPQDYACGCSDCE
- the cobA gene encoding uroporphyrinogen-III C-methyltransferase — protein: MVVSLIGAGPGDADLITLKAVKALNNADVVLYDYLANEEILEHAPETAKLLYVGKKSGEHYKTQDEINELLVKEALENEHVVRLKGGDPFVFGRGGEEIFALMDAGIKFEVIPGVTSAIGAPTSLGLPITQRALATSFTVVTGHEDPTKAEKQVKWDFTADTLIILMGIGNIKENTAEIMKHRSPDTPVCAIEKGTLPGENIIFGTLEDISTKKISPPAILIIGDVVGLYKEIYDYTKEDKN
- the purQ gene encoding phosphoribosylformylglycinamidine synthase subunit PurQ — encoded protein: MKIGVIRFPGTNCDRDVAQAIELAGATPEFIWWSEEDLTDYDGIVIPGGFSYGDYLRAGAMASITPVIDGIKSLVKEEKPVLGICNGAQILGEIGLVPGVFITNEHPKFNCEWTPLKVTTNRTPFTKAFKKGDIIDIPIAHAEGRFYTDNIDLLKDQDQIVLQFAEKNPNGSMEAITGVCDESGLVCAMMPHPERAAEAILGSDDGLNFFKGFL
- the purC gene encoding phosphoribosylaminoimidazolesuccinocarboxamide synthase, which gives rise to MTKKDLINSGKVKSVFTTDNDNEVLIEFRDDMTAGDGARKEVMSKKGTYNAIISSKIFQVLEEGGVKTQLIELIKPNEMIATKLEMIPIEVIIRNIATGSLVRTYPIEDGTPLDPPIVQMDYKNDEFHDPMLNDSIIKALGIATQEEIDTLKELALKVNDILREFFDEAGIILVDFKIEFGKDKDGNIVLGDEISPDSCRLWDKETLDMLDKELFRKGKDDEVMEAYVEVYNRVIPDEEKAKFDL